One segment of Rhizobium jaguaris DNA contains the following:
- a CDS encoding 1-aminocyclopropane-1-carboxylate deaminase codes for MLKNFERYPLTFGPTPIEKLDRLSEYLGGKVEIYAKREDCNSGLAFGGNKLRKLEYIIPDAIASKADTLVSIGGVQSNHTRMVAGVAAKIGMKCLLVQENWVPYEDAVYERVGNILLSRIMGAEVRLVDDGFDIGIRSSWEQALDEVKQKGGRPYAIPAGASVHKYGGLGYVGFSEEVRAQEKQLGFAFDYIVVCTVTGSTQAGMAVGFAKDGRQRNVIGIDASATPTQTRAQVLGIAQHTAKLVELGREITNDDVVLLAHYAHPRYGIPSEETKEAIRLCARLEGIITDPVYEGKSMQGMIDLISKGFFPEGSRILFVHLGGAPAINAYSDTFRNG; via the coding sequence ATGCTGAAAAATTTCGAACGATATCCCCTTACCTTCGGCCCCACGCCTATCGAAAAGCTTGACCGCCTCAGTGAGTATCTAGGAGGAAAGGTGGAGATCTACGCCAAGCGCGAGGACTGCAATTCGGGTCTTGCGTTCGGCGGCAACAAGCTGCGCAAACTCGAATACATCATCCCGGACGCCATCGCGTCGAAAGCCGATACGCTCGTGTCGATCGGTGGGGTGCAATCCAATCACACGCGCATGGTGGCCGGGGTCGCCGCCAAGATCGGCATGAAATGCCTTCTGGTGCAGGAGAACTGGGTACCATACGAGGACGCGGTATACGAGCGTGTCGGCAATATTCTTTTAAGCCGGATCATGGGAGCGGAGGTGCGGTTGGTCGATGACGGCTTTGATATCGGCATCCGCAGCAGTTGGGAACAGGCGCTCGACGAGGTCAAGCAAAAGGGTGGCAGACCCTATGCGATTCCAGCTGGCGCATCTGTCCACAAATATGGCGGTCTCGGCTATGTGGGCTTTTCTGAGGAAGTCCGCGCACAGGAAAAACAGCTTGGTTTTGCCTTTGACTATATCGTTGTTTGCACGGTGACAGGCTCGACGCAAGCAGGCATGGCCGTCGGGTTCGCCAAGGATGGGCGACAGCGAAATGTGATCGGTATAGATGCTTCCGCCACTCCCACCCAAACCAGGGCGCAGGTGCTCGGCATTGCCCAGCACACTGCAAAGCTCGTCGAACTCGGCAGGGAAATCACCAACGATGACGTGGTATTGCTCGCGCATTACGCGCACCCACGTTATGGCATTCCTTCCGAGGAAACGAAGGAGGCGATTCGCCTTTGTGCTCGGCTAGAAGGAATAATTACTGATCCCGTTTATGAGGGCAAATCGATGCAAGGGATGATAGATCTCATCAGCAAAGGCTTCTTTCCAGAAGGATCTAGGATTCTGTTCGTGCATCTCGGCGGCGCACCGGCAATTAATGCTTACAGCGACACGTTTCGAAACGGCTGA
- a CDS encoding exopolysaccharide production repressor protein has translation MCASLLGTYFVSHSILRAMVTTLDIWLLLQVAYFASVLFLIWRASCASKRSERALRFDDLEEMRYRPEHCENKD, from the coding sequence ATGTGCGCGAGCCTTCTGGGCACTTATTTCGTTTCACATTCCATCCTCAGGGCAATGGTCACGACGCTGGATATTTGGCTTCTTCTTCAGGTGGCCTATTTCGCAAGCGTGCTTTTTTTGATCTGGCGCGCCAGTTGCGCTTCAAAGAGGAGCGAGCGGGCCTTGCGTTTCGATGATCTCGAGGAAATGCGCTATCGGCCAGAGCATTGCGAAAATAAAGACTGA
- the nifE gene encoding nitrogenase iron-molybdenum cofactor biosynthesis protein NifE, whose product MNRGKDDSVRKKGCSKPLTPGAAAGGCAFDGAKIVLQPITDVAHLIHAPLACEGNSWDNRGTASSGPMLWRTSFTTDLTELDVVMGHGERKLFKAIREIKETYAPPAIFVYSTCVTALIGDDIEAVCKRAAEKFGLPVVPVNAPGFAGSKNLGNKLAGEALLDHVIGTVEPDDAGPYDINILGEFNLSGEFWLVKPLLDRLGIRVRACIPGDARYRDIASAHRARAAMMVCSTALINLARKMEELWDIPFFEGSFYGVTDTSQSLRQIAELLVKKGADPEILQRTEALIAEQEAIAWKKLAAYRPRLQGKRVLLNTGGVKAWSVAHALMEIGVEIVGTSTKKSTAEDKERIKQILKEDNHIFESMRPSELYDFLAEHKADIMLSGGRTQFVALKAKTPWLDINQERHHPYAGYDGMVELVRQIDLAIHNPIWSAVREPAPWECQPAIEEGVPSAHSDTEAFHLSRPSSALSPVASASIGES is encoded by the coding sequence ATGAACCGCGGCAAAGATGACAGCGTGCGCAAGAAGGGCTGTTCGAAGCCGCTCACTCCCGGGGCGGCGGCTGGCGGCTGCGCTTTCGATGGGGCCAAGATCGTGCTGCAGCCGATCACCGACGTCGCGCACCTGATCCATGCGCCGCTCGCCTGCGAAGGCAATTCCTGGGACAATCGCGGCACGGCTTCGTCCGGACCGATGCTCTGGCGCACGAGCTTCACCACCGACCTCACAGAACTCGACGTGGTGATGGGCCACGGCGAGCGGAAACTGTTCAAAGCGATCCGCGAGATCAAGGAGACCTATGCGCCGCCGGCGATCTTCGTCTATTCGACCTGCGTCACGGCACTGATCGGCGACGATATCGAAGCCGTCTGCAAGCGTGCTGCAGAAAAATTCGGCTTGCCGGTGGTGCCGGTCAATGCGCCGGGCTTCGCCGGCTCCAAGAACCTCGGAAACAAGCTCGCCGGCGAGGCGCTGCTCGATCATGTCATCGGCACGGTGGAGCCCGACGATGCCGGCCCTTACGACATCAATATCCTCGGCGAATTCAACCTCTCCGGCGAGTTCTGGCTGGTAAAGCCGCTTCTTGACCGGCTCGGTATCCGCGTGCGCGCCTGTATTCCCGGTGACGCGCGCTATCGTGACATTGCCTCAGCCCATCGTGCCCGGGCAGCGATGATGGTGTGCTCGACCGCACTCATCAATCTTGCCCGCAAGATGGAGGAGCTCTGGGATATTCCGTTCTTCGAAGGTTCCTTCTACGGCGTCACCGACACTTCGCAATCCCTGCGGCAGATCGCTGAGCTGCTCGTGAAGAAGGGCGCCGATCCCGAAATTCTTCAGCGCACCGAGGCACTGATCGCAGAGCAGGAGGCGATTGCGTGGAAGAAGCTCGCGGCATACCGGCCGAGGCTTCAAGGCAAGCGCGTGCTGCTCAACACAGGCGGCGTAAAGGCCTGGTCCGTCGCCCATGCGCTGATGGAGATCGGCGTCGAAATTGTCGGCACCTCGACCAAGAAATCGACGGCCGAAGACAAGGAGCGCATCAAACAGATTCTGAAGGAAGACAACCATATATTCGAATCGATGCGGCCGAGCGAGCTTTATGACTTTCTGGCGGAACACAAGGCCGACATCATGTTGTCGGGCGGGCGCACGCAATTCGTCGCGCTGAAGGCCAAAACGCCTTGGCTCGATATCAATCAGGAACGCCATCACCCCTATGCCGGCTATGACGGCATGGTGGAGCTCGTTCGCCAGATCGATCTTGCTATTCACAATCCGATCTGGAGTGCGGTGCGGGAGCCGGCGCCCTGGGAATGCCAGCCTGCAATCGAGGAAGGAGTGCCAAGCGCGCACAGTGACACGGAAGCCTTCCACCTCTCAAGACCGTCGTCGGCACTATCGCCGGTGGCTTCCGCAAGTATTGGGGAAAGCTGA
- a CDS encoding CCE_0567 family metalloprotein: protein MSDIVEQLKKVRQLQSRAATAKMELHDLAEDLPVNWPKINKIAQKTFDAFAELDAAKKDLAALEEAR from the coding sequence ATGTCAGACATTGTGGAGCAGCTTAAGAAGGTCCGCCAACTGCAGTCACGCGCAGCAACTGCGAAAATGGAGTTGCACGATCTTGCCGAGGACCTCCCGGTCAACTGGCCTAAAATCAATAAGATCGCACAGAAAACATTTGACGCATTCGCCGAGCTGGACGCCGCAAAAAAAGACCTTGCCGCATTGGAGGAGGCACGATGA
- the fdxB gene encoding ferredoxin III, nif-specific has translation MTAPFVTRDGSSWVPEYLTAIDGKTCIGCGRCFKVCSREVMKLYGVDESGEILGVCDDEDDDFDGELNRMIMVVDQAGRCIGCGACARVCPKNCQIHIAADKLTTCAGV, from the coding sequence ATGACGGCGCCTTTCGTCACGCGCGATGGTTCCAGCTGGGTACCAGAATATCTAACCGCTATCGATGGCAAAACCTGCATCGGCTGCGGTCGCTGCTTCAAAGTCTGCTCGCGCGAGGTCATGAAACTTTATGGCGTCGATGAATCGGGTGAAATCCTCGGCGTCTGTGATGACGAGGACGACGACTTCGATGGCGAGCTCAATCGTATGATCATGGTTGTGGACCAAGCCGGACGCTGTATCGGGTGCGGGGCCTGCGCCCGCGTCTGCCCCAAGAACTGCCAGATTCATATTGCTGCTGACAAGCTCACTACATGTGCGGGCGTATAA
- the nifN gene encoding nitrogenase iron-molybdenum cofactor biosynthesis protein NifN has protein sequence MACILPQTKSAAVNPLKSSQPLGAAMAFLGVDGAIPLFHGSQGCTSFALVLFVRHFKEAIPLQTTAMDGVATILGGAGNLEEALLNLKTRAKPKLIGICTTALVETRGENFAGDLANIKLERAEELAGTEVVLASTPDFDGAIEEGWAKAVTSMIEGITIPGARSRDLKKIAILPAWHLTVADIEHLRETVESFGLKPVILPDISGSLDGTVPDDRWVPTTYGGTKIEEIRELGTCFQAVAIGEHMRTAAAALQAKTGVPCVLFEQLVGMKAIDRFMTMLAMIAGNPIPATVRRRRAQLQDALLDGHFHFGGKRIAIAAEPDHLFQLATFFKGMGAEIVAAVTTTGTNCILQKVPADAVQVGDLSDLESMARHAGGDLIVTHSHGRQAAERLGMPLMRVGFPIFDRLGSPHKKTILYEGVRNFLFEAANIFQSNCRQPSPEALNPLQDMEAKNDRCATSFTRH, from the coding sequence ATGGCATGCATTCTTCCGCAGACCAAGTCGGCGGCAGTCAATCCGCTGAAATCGTCGCAGCCCCTGGGTGCAGCCATGGCATTTCTCGGCGTCGACGGTGCGATACCGCTGTTTCACGGCAGCCAAGGCTGCACCAGCTTCGCGCTCGTGCTTTTTGTGCGCCATTTCAAGGAAGCCATTCCCTTACAGACAACGGCGATGGACGGCGTGGCGACGATCCTCGGCGGCGCCGGCAATCTGGAAGAGGCGCTCCTTAATCTCAAGACGCGCGCAAAACCGAAGCTGATCGGGATCTGCACGACGGCGCTGGTGGAAACCCGCGGCGAAAATTTTGCGGGCGATCTTGCCAATATCAAGCTGGAGCGGGCTGAAGAGCTTGCAGGTACCGAGGTCGTACTGGCGAGCACACCGGATTTCGACGGTGCGATCGAGGAGGGCTGGGCCAAGGCCGTCACCTCCATGATCGAAGGCATCACGATCCCAGGCGCGCGGTCCCGCGATCTGAAGAAGATTGCGATCCTGCCTGCTTGGCATTTGACGGTCGCCGATATCGAGCATCTGCGCGAAACGGTCGAGAGCTTTGGTTTGAAGCCGGTGATCCTGCCGGATATTTCCGGCTCGCTCGACGGCACGGTTCCCGACGACCGTTGGGTGCCGACCACCTATGGCGGCACGAAGATCGAGGAAATCCGGGAACTCGGAACTTGCTTCCAGGCAGTCGCGATCGGCGAACATATGCGCACGGCCGCCGCGGCGCTGCAGGCCAAGACCGGCGTGCCTTGTGTCCTCTTCGAGCAGCTTGTCGGCATGAAGGCGATCGATCGTTTCATGACCATGTTGGCGATGATCGCCGGCAATCCAATCCCGGCTACCGTGCGCCGCCGCCGCGCGCAGTTGCAGGACGCGCTACTCGACGGCCATTTTCATTTCGGCGGCAAGCGGATCGCGATAGCCGCAGAGCCGGATCATCTCTTTCAACTTGCGACGTTCTTCAAGGGCATGGGCGCTGAAATAGTCGCCGCGGTGACGACAACCGGCACCAACTGTATTCTGCAGAAGGTGCCGGCAGACGCCGTGCAGGTCGGCGATCTTTCCGATCTCGAGAGCATGGCGCGTCACGCTGGCGGTGATTTGATTGTAACCCATTCCCATGGCCGTCAGGCGGCCGAGCGGCTTGGCATGCCGCTGATGCGCGTTGGTTTTCCGATCTTCGATCGGTTGGGCAGCCCGCATAAGAAAACCATTCTCTATGAGGGTGTCCGAAACTTCCTGTTTGAGGCCGCCAACATTTTCCAGTCGAACTGCCGCCAGCCGAGCCCCGAAGCGCTCAATCCCTTGCAAGACATGGAGGCAAAAAATGACCGCTGTGCGACGTCTTTCACTCGTCACTGA
- the nifX gene encoding nitrogen fixation protein NifX yields the protein MTAVRRLSLVTDEGPAPVPKCPKGVLRVAIATQDLKRLNAHFGSAKLFAVYDVTPTGWEIVEAVDFGEVTDESGRHANDGGDRITMRVEALKGCHLLFCLAIGGPSAAKVVSAKIHPIKVPQPSSIEEVLTRTQTMLKAAPPPWLRKVLADAGMGVPKPFFDNED from the coding sequence ATGACCGCTGTGCGACGTCTTTCACTCGTCACTGACGAGGGACCGGCACCTGTCCCAAAGTGCCCGAAGGGAGTGCTGCGCGTCGCGATCGCGACACAGGACCTGAAGAGGCTGAATGCACATTTCGGATCTGCCAAGCTTTTTGCCGTCTATGACGTCACCCCGACCGGCTGGGAAATCGTCGAAGCTGTCGATTTTGGTGAGGTAACCGACGAAAGCGGTCGGCACGCGAACGACGGTGGTGATCGCATCACGATGAGGGTCGAGGCGCTGAAGGGCTGTCACCTGCTGTTCTGCCTGGCGATCGGCGGCCCCTCTGCCGCAAAAGTGGTCTCGGCAAAAATTCATCCGATTAAGGTGCCACAGCCATCATCCATCGAGGAGGTACTGACCCGCACACAAACCATGCTGAAAGCCGCTCCGCCACCATGGCTGCGCAAGGTGCTTGCAGATGCCGGCATGGGCGTCCCCAAACCTTTCTTCGACAACGAAGATTAG
- a CDS encoding NifX-associated nitrogen fixation protein: protein MTSPTAFENTVAHGDSNVMATPFMKCLIRLVRAQDTHGAWEGKSNTDLLADFIVTKEQRHEMPIIGDPDPDVIWRLQIFYTCVGLGIEERSGLLASSIVTMNPEGFGRVVLTTGRLVLLSKTLRDVHRFGFETLRKLADAGAKLVDDAIATIEAHPDVARAS, encoded by the coding sequence ATGACCTCGCCCACCGCTTTCGAAAACACAGTCGCTCATGGCGATAGCAACGTTATGGCAACGCCGTTCATGAAATGCCTTATTCGCCTGGTGAGGGCGCAGGACACCCATGGGGCGTGGGAAGGAAAATCGAACACTGACCTGCTTGCCGATTTCATTGTGACGAAGGAGCAGCGCCACGAAATGCCGATCATCGGTGATCCGGATCCGGACGTGATATGGAGGCTCCAAATCTTCTACACCTGCGTGGGACTAGGAATCGAGGAGCGCTCTGGCCTTCTCGCATCGTCGATCGTGACGATGAACCCTGAAGGCTTCGGGCGTGTCGTTCTCACGACGGGGCGTTTGGTCCTTTTGTCTAAGACCCTTCGAGACGTGCACCGCTTCGGCTTCGAGACACTTCGCAAACTGGCTGATGCCGGTGCGAAACTGGTCGATGATGCGATCGCCACCATCGAAGCTCATCCCGACGTGGCGCGGGCGTCATGA